In the Elusimicrobiota bacterium genome, CGAATATAAAATGTATTTTTTGTAAGCCTTTTGGCATTTGTCATAAGTGTATCATTTTTATACGGTTGTGTCAAGGGCATTTTATTATCGGTAAAATATAAATTTATAGCCGTTTTTCAGGTCGATAAATCCCCATTTTCCTTTTATTTCTACCGAGATTAATCCTTCACCTTGATAACCAAAAGCATCATATTGTAAAGGTGTTATTTCCTTCCCTTGTTTATTAACAAATCCATATTTAAAGTTCTTTTTATCTAAACTGCAGATTGACACAAAAGCTAACCCGTCCCTAAATTCTCCAGCTTCTTTGTACTTGAATGGTGTAATTTCTTTACCATTTTTATCAATGTAACCCCACTTACCATTTAATTCTACAGATGCTAAACCTTCTTTGAATCCTAAATATGTTCCATCATATTTAAATGGTATTATTATATTATTATTTTTGTCAACAAATCCCCATTTTTTATTCATTTCTACTGCTGCCAAGCCATCTGAAAAACCCCAAGTATCGTCGTATTTTATTGGTATTATTTCCTTACCGTTTTTATCAATAAAACCATATTTATTATTCAATTTAACTTTTGCTAAACCTTCTTTAAAATCATTTGAGACAACACTAAGTTCATTATCGTATTTTAATGGAACAACTTCTTGTCCTTCGGCATTGATGTAACCACATTTGTCGCCTTTCTCGCTGAAAACAACAACCTCGGTTAATCCTTCACTGGTATCCCCAATAAAATCATATTTAAGTGGAGTGACAACTCTTTTATTTTTATCAATAAACCCCCATTTTTCACCTATTTGGAATGGTATAAGAATATTCTTTTTTTTGAATAGTATTAAAACAATTTTGTTTTGCCAGTATCTGATATTGTACTTATTGTTTTTTTGAATTTTAGCGTCAATCTTTATATAACTACCACCGCTAATTGTTAAATTTGAAGAATCTGCCTCCTTAATGGAAATCTTCTTTTGATTAAAGCACATATCAGTATCACCAGCCATCAGAATACAGGAAATTATACTTTTACCTTCAGGACTTGTATTGTCAGTCACCCAATTTAGCGTAGTTGACTTTCCGTTTTTCAATTTTTTTATACTTTTTGTACTTTCTAAGACAGTATATCTTTTAGATTTGTTATTTTCATAATACTCTGTATATTGCAAAATATTGACATTGATATCATTAATATCATTCAAATCTTTGGGGATTATTTTTGCTGTTATCTGATATTTTTGTCCCTTTTCAACAATAGAAGGACATTCTAATGATAAATTGACTAAATAATGCTTTTTTACAAATTTTATTTTATTGTTATCATTTTTGTAAAAGAGAATAGCGTTTTCTTTGATAGAATACATGCTAAATTCTCTACTATCTTCAAGGAATCTAATTTTTTCTTTATATAACCAATTGTTATATTTAGTATAATATGAATCGTATTCATAAATTTCTTTTGATAATTTATCAATTTCTTTTTCCCATATTATTTTTCCCATAAAATCCATATAAAATATCTTTGTTTTATCATCATTATCACAATTTATAGAAACAAGCAAATACTGTCCATCTTCAGATATTATTATTTTATTCTCAATCGGGCTTATCTCATCTATCATTTTTTTCTTCCATAATAACTTGCCATCGTTAACAGAATAAAAATATACTTTACCTGAATAATCCAAGATAGCGAAATATCTGCCATTGCCGCTGATATGTGTATCATCAATCCAAAGCATCTTATTTACTTTTTCGCCGTAATTTTCTACATTTTTTACCAAGGTCCCGGATGAATCAAAAATCAAAAAACCACCCGATCCACCTTCATCAAACCAACCTGCATAATTTAGAACAACATATTTCCCATTATTAGAAATGCATACATAATCTGGAAATTCTTTTAACTCTTTTTTCCAAATTGTTTCAGTCTTTTTTCTAAAAGTAATTTTTACAGGAGGCCCTGTAACCCACATTTGCTCTGTCCACTTATATTTCATAACCTCTACCTCTAATTCATACATTCCATTATCTGATTGATAAAAATGTTTTGTCCCAGGATCAGGACAAATTGCTAAACCCCAGATATTGGTTCTGATAAAAATATTTATAACAAAACTTATGCAAAAAAAGAAAAACATTTTACTTAGACTAATATCCATCATATCTTGCTGGCATACAATAATCTGCCTTATCTGTTCCAGAATAGAATTCCCGCCTTCAACCAGTTTCTCTACAAGTTTCACATCAGATATTTTTTCCATAGCCACTCCCTATATCGCGAATAAAGACACACGAATAAAGGCAAATATCACGAATTGCCACGAATAACTGCATTGATTTTATTCGTGAACATTCGTGATATAATTCGTGATTAGTTATTCGTGAACTTATTATACAAAATACTTGACTTTTATTCAACAGTTTGGTAAAATAAAAATATGCGAAAAGTTTATCTTGACTATAATGCTACTACACCTATTCATCCAGAAGTGTTGGATGCAATGTTGCCATATTTCAAAAATGTTTATGGGAATCCTTCAAGCGTACATTCGTTTGGGCAAGAGACAAGAAAAGCGATTGAAGATGCACGCGAAGAAGTTGCCAAATTTTTGGGTGCTGAAAATCCGTCTGAAATCGTGTTTACTTCCTGTGGAACAGAGTCAAACAACTACGCTGTAAAAGGAACTGCATTTGCGCTAAAAAACAGAGGTAATCATATAATCACATCAAAGATAGAGCATCATGCGGTTCTTGAGGTTTGCCATTATTTAGAAAAACAATTTGGCTATGAAGTTACATATATTCCTGTTGATA is a window encoding:
- a CDS encoding WG repeat-containing protein, which codes for MEKISDVKLVEKLVEGGNSILEQIRQIIVCQQDMMDISLSKMFFFFCISFVINIFIRTNIWGLAICPDPGTKHFYQSDNGMYELEVEVMKYKWTEQMWVTGPPVKITFRKKTETIWKKELKEFPDYVCISNNGKYVVLNYAGWFDEGGSGGFLIFDSSGTLVKNVENYGEKVNKMLWIDDTHISGNGRYFAILDYSGKVYFYSVNDGKLLWKKKMIDEISPIENKIIISEDGQYLLVSINCDNDDKTKIFYMDFMGKIIWEKEIDKLSKEIYEYDSYYTKYNNWLYKEKIRFLEDSREFSMYSIKENAILFYKNDNNKIKFVKKHYLVNLSLECPSIVEKGQKYQITAKIIPKDLNDINDINVNILQYTEYYENNKSKRYTVLESTKSIKKLKNGKSTTLNWVTDNTSPEGKSIISCILMAGDTDMCFNQKKISIKEADSSNLTISGGSYIKIDAKIQKNNKYNIRYWQNKIVLILFKKKNILIPFQIGEKWGFIDKNKRVVTPLKYDFIGDTSEGLTEVVVFSEKGDKCGYINAEGQEVVPLKYDNELSVVSNDFKEGLAKVKLNNKYGFIDKNGKEIIPIKYDDTWGFSDGLAAVEMNKKWGFVDKNNNIIIPFKYDGTYLGFKEGLASVELNGKWGYIDKNGKEITPFKYKEAGEFRDGLAFVSICSLDKKNFKYGFVNKQGKEITPLQYDAFGYQGEGLISVEIKGKWGFIDLKNGYKFIFYR